ACATTAACGGATCAATCATCTTATAAGCTTTGCTATTTTTTGTTTCAACAATGTATAAGGAGGATATATAAATTTGGCAATAGAAAAATTAGACATTTGAAATAAAACTGACTTCTCGTTCGAAAAAGCCAAAAAACCTCTATTTCTCCCCACCTTACCCATCCCACTTGAATTGACACCACCAAATAATAAATATGGATTTGAGTACTGCAACATGCATTCATTTATAGCAACAGTACCTGAAGAAGTAGATTTAATAAAATACGATATTAAAGATTTTGTTTTTGTAAAAAAATACAATGCAAGTGTCTTATCATCAGATTTAATGAAATTAATAACATCACCTAAATTCGTATAACTTAAAATAGGAAGTATAGGGCCAAAAATCTCACTTTTAAGAATTGGGTTTTCTAAATCTTTAAGCTTAATTAAGGTTATAGGGAAACTATTTTTTTTGTCGCAATCAGGAGATTGATAATACAACTCTCCCCCATTTTCTAAACATTGATTTTGTAATGATTTTAATCTGTTAAGATGTTGTTCATTAATAATAGAAGCATAATCCGAATTATTTTCAAAAAACCTATCAATAGTGTTTTTAAGACACAAAATAAAAGCATCATAAATATCAGAATGAACAAATACATGATTTGCAGCAATACATGTTTGACCACTATTAACAAATTTAGACCAAATTATTTTTTCGGCTGTAGATTTAATATTTGAGTTTGAATCAACAACAGTATGATTCTTACCACCAAGCTCTAGAGTTACAGAACATAAGTTTTTTGCTGCCTCTCCCATAACAATCTTACCTATTTCAGGTGAACCTGTAAAAAAAATATGATCAAACTTTAATGAAATTAAATGACTACCTATTGATGAATCTCCATTTACAACACAAATTTCATTTTTATCAAAAATTAAAGAAACCATTTCATCTAACAACTTAGACATATTCGGTGTATGTTCAGAGGGCTTAATGACTACACAGTTTCCTGCTGCGATAGCTGAAACCAAAGGATTTACAGTTAAATTAAATGGATAGTTCCATGGGGAAATCACTAAACAAACACCCTTAGGTTCATAATATATTTTTGAGCTTGAGCCCAATAAATGCAAGGGGGTCCAAACCGACTGTCTCTTAACCCAGCGTTTTATATGTTTTAAAGTAAAATCAATATGATTTAATATGGGGTTAATTTCTGTAGCATAAATCTCTGCAACAGGTTTATAATAATCCTTTTGACAAGTTTGAATAATTAATTCTTTATTATCTGATATCCAAGCCCGTATTTTTTTAATTTTAGATATACGATCTTTGATACCTAGATTAACCAAATAACTTGAAAAATGTTTTTTTTGATTATATAATAAATTATCTAACTCTTTCAATTTTTAAAAAACATTTTTTTCTCGACAGTTCCATCATCGTAAACTCTAATCAAAATTTGACTATTTGATACCAATTCTCTACCTAAAACATCAAATTCAATTAAAAGTTTTCTTTCAAACTCTGTCTCCAAAATATTAATCGTATCATCGCCACACGCTGCTTCACACTCTTCAAGAGTCCAAAAAGGTGCGATTCCTCCGCATCCACCCCAAGAAAATTCATAACATGAAGAAAGACTAAATGCATATGCAGGAATTGCTGCTTCACACTCACCACTCTCTGACGGAAGCTCACAATCGTTGGATATGTTTAAATCAAACCACTCACATACCATTGTCTCAAAGAATCCTGTAAACAATTGTAATGAAACAGCTGAAGTGATAGTTTGTTCTGTTAATCCTAAGATATGTACAGACTCATCTCCAATTCCAAAAAAGTTTACATCTTCAATAGCCATAGTATCTCCAAGAGAATTGAACAAAATAAATCCAGGATATGGAAAACCCGCAAAACTACTATTCTGAATAGTTACTGTAATTTGATTACTATTATAGACTATAGAAGATATTTCTAAAGCATCACAACTATAATTACAAGAGCCATCATCCTCAGTAGCTAGAGAATTATAATTACTCGCCATAAAATCAGTACATCCATAAATCTCAAGCTCATCACAAATACTATCAAAATCTAAATCATTAATACATTCACCATTACAATCATAATAATCCTCTGCATACACACAGGATCCATCATCAAAACCACCTGGCAAAATTGTCTCATCGTAATTACATGCCACAGGATCTGTACATCCAGAAGAACAAGTCGAGTTCCAAAAAATATTTTGTTCCGGATCTGATATTACATTAAAATCAGCCCAAAAGTTTTGACAATTTTCTTCGGTAATTGAAGAATCGCATTCATCAGTATTAAAATTAAAACAACAGGGAACATAAAACACTCCACAATCATCCAAAATACCACAAGAACCATCATCAACAAGGGCCTCTGCATTATAATTGCTTGCAAGTTGATTAGTACAACCTAAATTCTCACTATTTCCTAAATATATATTTTCATCTCCCTCTTGGTAAGGTACATACGAAAAAGGAAGAAAAAACATTTCACAAGTAGTATAATCACACCAATACATATCTTGCGGGGGTGAGTTAGGATTTGTTGGATTACTAGATGTATTATCATAGGTTGCATATGCATGTAAAGTATATCCTTGTGGCAATTTCAACATATATTCGGGTT
The sequence above is a segment of the Flavobacteriales bacterium TMED191 genome. Coding sequences within it:
- a CDS encoding aldehyde dehydrogenase family protein, which encodes MKELDNLLYNQKKHFSSYLVNLGIKDRISKIKKIRAWISDNKELIIQTCQKDYYKPVAEIYATEINPILNHIDFTLKHIKRWVKRQSVWTPLHLLGSSSKIYYEPKGVCLVISPWNYPFNLTVNPLVSAIAAGNCVVIKPSEHTPNMSKLLDEMVSLIFDKNEICVVNGDSSIGSHLISLKFDHIFFTGSPEIGKIVMGEAAKNLCSVTLELGGKNHTVVDSNSNIKSTAEKIIWSKFVNSGQTCIAANHVFVHSDIYDAFILCLKNTIDRFFENNSDYASIINEQHLNRLKSLQNQCLENGGELYYQSPDCDKKNSFPITLIKLKDLENPILKSEIFGPILPILSYTNLGDVINFIKSDDKTLALYFFTKTKSLISYFIKSTSSGTVAINECMLQYSNPYLLFGGVNSSGMGKVGRNRGFLAFSNEKSVLFQMSNFSIAKFIYPPYTLLKQKIAKLIR